In one window of Nakamurella sp. PAMC28650 DNA:
- a CDS encoding SDR family NAD(P)-dependent oxidoreductase — translation MYEDLRGKVAVITGGARGLGYQMAGALAAHGAEIALIDLLPEVTDSAARLASTRSVRTVGISADVTDQDSIGGAIAAVAGSLGTPSILVNAAGITSWGDSTDVTAQAWRKVIDVNLTGTFFSCQAFARSVFAAGGQGAIVNVSSMSAFVVNVPQHQVSYNASKAAVDQITRSLAVEWISKGIRVNAIAPGYFLSDMTKQFLDSNEELGKYWKTLIPAGRMGQPADLDGLVAFLASDVSQYIVGESIVIDGGYSIV, via the coding sequence GTGTACGAGGACCTCAGGGGCAAAGTCGCAGTCATCACCGGCGGCGCGCGGGGCCTCGGCTACCAGATGGCCGGTGCACTCGCCGCCCATGGAGCCGAGATCGCATTGATCGACCTGCTGCCCGAGGTCACCGACAGCGCCGCACGACTGGCGAGCACCAGGAGTGTGCGCACCGTCGGGATCTCGGCCGACGTCACCGATCAGGACTCGATCGGCGGAGCGATCGCGGCCGTGGCCGGTTCGCTCGGCACCCCGTCGATCCTGGTGAACGCCGCCGGCATCACCAGTTGGGGGGATTCCACCGACGTCACCGCCCAGGCCTGGCGCAAGGTCATCGACGTGAACCTGACCGGCACCTTCTTCAGCTGCCAGGCCTTCGCCCGATCGGTGTTCGCCGCCGGCGGGCAGGGCGCAATCGTCAACGTGTCGTCCATGTCGGCATTCGTGGTCAACGTGCCACAGCACCAGGTGTCCTACAACGCTTCCAAGGCGGCCGTCGACCAGATCACCAGATCCCTTGCAGTGGAATGGATCTCCAAAGGAATAAGGGTCAACGCCATCGCCCCCGGTTATTTCCTCTCGGACATGACGAAACAGTTCCTGGACTCCAACGAAGAACTGGGCAAGTACTGGAAGACGCTGATCCCGGCGGGCCGGATGGGACAGCCGGCCGATCTCGACGGACTTGTCGCGTTCCTGGCGTCCGACGTCTCGCAGTACATCGTCGGCGAGTCCATCGTCATCGACGGCGGCTACTCGATTGTCTGA
- a CDS encoding SDR family oxidoreductase: MSDPVPAEPLLGEPFARASGGTPAGGTMAGRVVAVTGSGSGIGLATAAAVSALGASVLLTGRTREKLDAAAARLPGPTAVLTVDVSATDAGPKVMAAAISEFGRLDVVVANAGVYLPGDLWDGQTADFDRLIATNVSGVINTVHAAVLAMRGAGHGGDIIVTSSVSGHQAISWEPIYSASKHAVQAFVHAVRRQLVGSGIRIGAVAPGVVLNDLWQVTSTDEINARVAAGDGIRSEDVADAVVFMLTRPRHVGIRDLVILPVNQEI; the protein is encoded by the coding sequence TTGTCTGACCCCGTTCCGGCCGAGCCCCTCCTGGGCGAGCCCTTCGCACGCGCATCCGGTGGCACGCCGGCCGGCGGGACGATGGCCGGCCGGGTGGTGGCCGTCACCGGCTCCGGTTCGGGCATCGGACTGGCCACCGCCGCGGCGGTCTCGGCCCTGGGCGCCTCGGTGCTGCTGACCGGGCGGACCCGCGAGAAACTCGACGCGGCGGCGGCGAGGTTGCCGGGGCCGACCGCCGTCCTGACGGTCGACGTGTCCGCGACCGATGCCGGGCCGAAGGTGATGGCGGCAGCCATCTCCGAGTTCGGCCGGCTCGATGTGGTCGTCGCGAACGCGGGCGTCTACCTGCCGGGCGACCTGTGGGACGGGCAGACCGCGGACTTCGACCGCCTGATCGCCACCAACGTCTCCGGGGTGATCAACACGGTCCATGCCGCCGTCCTGGCGATGCGGGGGGCCGGCCACGGCGGCGACATCATCGTGACCAGTTCCGTGTCGGGACACCAGGCGATCTCGTGGGAGCCGATCTACTCGGCCTCCAAGCATGCGGTCCAGGCCTTCGTCCACGCCGTGCGCCGGCAACTCGTCGGCTCCGGCATCCGGATCGGCGCCGTCGCGCCCGGCGTGGTGCTCAACGATCTCTGGCAGGTCACCAGCACCGACGAGATCAACGCCCGGGTCGCGGCCGGCGACGGGATCCGCTCCGAGGATGTCGCGGACGCCGTCGTGTTCATGTTGACCAGACCCCGGCACGTCGGCATCAGGGACCTGGTCATCCTGCCGGTGAACCAGGAGATCTGA
- the orn gene encoding oligoribonuclease gives MNDRLVWVDCEMTGLDLHSDALIEIAALVTDGELNVLGDGVDVVIHASDEALAAMPEVVEQMHAKSGLTEQVRAATVTIEEAQKMVLDYIRQYVKEPRTAPLAGNSIGTDRGFIARDMPELDNFLHYRMIDVSSIKELTRRWYPKVYYAQPAKGMAHRALADIIESVRELAYYRQTVFVPAPGPGSEQAQAVAAKLLDRP, from the coding sequence GTGAACGACAGACTGGTATGGGTTGACTGCGAGATGACCGGGCTCGATCTGCACAGCGATGCTCTCATCGAAATTGCGGCGCTGGTGACCGACGGAGAGCTGAACGTGCTGGGCGACGGAGTCGACGTGGTCATCCACGCGTCGGACGAGGCGCTCGCCGCAATGCCGGAGGTCGTGGAGCAGATGCACGCGAAATCCGGTCTGACCGAGCAGGTCAGGGCTGCGACCGTCACCATCGAAGAGGCCCAGAAGATGGTGCTCGACTACATCAGGCAGTACGTGAAGGAGCCACGGACGGCCCCGCTCGCGGGTAACTCGATCGGTACCGACCGTGGATTCATCGCACGCGACATGCCGGAGCTCGACAACTTCCTGCACTATCGGATGATCGACGTGTCCAGCATCAAGGAACTGACCCGCCGCTGGTATCCGAAGGTCTACTACGCGCAGCCGGCCAAGGGCATGGCCCACCGTGCGCTGGCCGACATCATCGAGTCCGTCAGGGAACTCGCCTACTACCGCCAGACCGTGTTCGTGCCGGCCCCGGGCCCGGGCAGCGAACAGGCGCAGGCGGTCGCGGCGAAGCTGCTGGACCGGCCCTGA
- a CDS encoding 8-oxoguanine deaminase, whose protein sequence is MSASPPVVTVVSGCAIATVDPAGTEYPFGHLVIEGTRIAAVGAGAVPAGWLDRQDRRIDGRGLLATPGLVNTHHHLYQWITRGYAQDATLFGWLNDLYPVWAGIDEDTTEAAAAANLGWLAMSGCTLTTDHHYVFPKAGGDVLGATIAGARRIGLRFHPTRGSMDLGRSSGGLPPDSVVEATEDALIASEEAINRWHDPSPDSALQIALAPCSPFSVTAELMTGAAALARRHGVRLHTHLCETMDEEAFCLEKFGRRPVDYIEDLGWLGPDVWFAHSVWPSPADIAKFAATGTSVAHCPTSNARLGSGIAPIADMLAAGVTVGLGVDGAASNESGRLDEELHQALLVARLRSGSTSMSARQVLSMATIGGATVLGRQDDLGSLEVGKLADVALWRVDTIGGGDIADPVAALVLGSRSPLELLTVGGAPVVESGELVNADAGTLGRASSAAARKLAAAAGR, encoded by the coding sequence ATGTCCGCTTCGCCACCCGTCGTCACCGTCGTGTCCGGTTGTGCGATCGCCACCGTGGACCCCGCCGGCACCGAGTACCCGTTCGGCCATCTGGTGATCGAGGGCACCCGCATCGCAGCAGTCGGCGCCGGAGCCGTTCCGGCGGGCTGGCTGGATCGTCAGGACCGCAGGATCGACGGCCGCGGCCTGCTCGCGACGCCGGGACTGGTGAACACCCACCACCACCTCTACCAGTGGATCACCCGTGGATACGCCCAGGATGCAACGCTTTTCGGATGGCTCAACGATCTGTACCCGGTCTGGGCCGGAATCGACGAGGACACCACCGAGGCCGCCGCCGCAGCCAATCTCGGCTGGCTGGCGATGTCCGGATGCACCCTCACCACCGACCACCACTACGTCTTCCCGAAGGCCGGTGGTGACGTGCTGGGAGCCACCATCGCCGGAGCGAGGAGGATCGGGCTCCGGTTCCACCCCACGCGCGGCTCGATGGACCTGGGACGTTCGTCGGGCGGGCTCCCTCCGGACTCGGTCGTCGAGGCGACGGAGGACGCCCTGATCGCCTCGGAGGAGGCCATCAACCGATGGCATGACCCGTCGCCCGACTCCGCGTTGCAGATCGCACTCGCGCCGTGCTCCCCCTTCTCGGTGACCGCCGAACTGATGACGGGGGCCGCCGCCCTGGCGCGCAGACACGGTGTGCGACTGCACACCCACCTCTGCGAGACGATGGACGAGGAGGCCTTCTGCCTGGAGAAGTTCGGGCGGCGCCCGGTCGACTACATCGAGGACCTCGGGTGGCTCGGCCCGGACGTCTGGTTCGCCCACTCGGTCTGGCCGTCGCCGGCCGACATCGCCAAGTTCGCCGCCACCGGAACGTCCGTCGCGCACTGCCCCACCTCCAACGCACGGCTGGGATCCGGGATCGCGCCGATCGCCGACATGCTGGCCGCCGGTGTCACCGTCGGGCTCGGGGTCGACGGCGCGGCTTCCAACGAGTCGGGCCGGCTCGACGAGGAACTCCACCAGGCGCTGCTGGTCGCCCGCCTGCGCAGTGGTTCGACGTCGATGTCTGCGCGTCAGGTGCTGTCGATGGCGACGATCGGCGGGGCAACGGTTCTCGGCCGGCAGGACGACCTGGGTTCGCTGGAGGTCGGCAAACTGGCCGACGTCGCGCTGTGGCGGGTCGACACCATCGGCGGCGGCGACATCGCCGACCCGGTGGCCGCTCTCGTCCTCGGCAGCCGGAGCCCGTTGGAGCTGCTGACGGTCGGCGGAGCGCCCGTCGTCGAGTCGGGTGAGCTCGTCAACGCCGACGCCGGGACCCTGGGCCGGGCTTCGAGTGCCGCTGCTCGCAAGCTCGCTGCCGCTGCCGGCCGATGA
- the trpS gene encoding tryptophan--tRNA ligase, which yields MARTHEGEDASFRRSQQRSDSLERGIRTSPASHLVLSGDRPTGDLHLGHLLGTLANRIRLQRLGVPLMLVIADYQVITDRDAVGPLRQRVRSLVADYLAAGVDPEHTAIFAHSAVPALNQLMLPFLSLVTDAELHRNPTVKAESSAADRPPSALLLTYPVHQAADILFCGATVVPVGRDQLPHLELTRVIVRRFNERYGAVFELPEALLSPVPVLLGTDGQKMSKSRGNAIALGADEDTTARLLRGAKTDSLRHITYEPRSRPEVASLLQIIASLGGRSPVEIATEIGGRGAGALKAMAAEVVNESLRPLRSRRRELLADPGYLDGVLIDGVAQANAIANETLQRVRVAMAMDYLG from the coding sequence CTGGCGCGCACCCACGAGGGCGAGGACGCGTCATTCCGCCGCAGTCAGCAGCGATCGGACTCCCTCGAACGGGGGATCCGGACATCACCCGCCTCGCACCTGGTACTCAGCGGAGACCGGCCCACCGGCGACCTCCACCTCGGTCACCTGCTCGGCACGCTGGCCAATCGGATCCGGTTGCAGCGTCTGGGTGTGCCGTTGATGCTGGTCATTGCCGACTACCAGGTGATCACCGATCGCGACGCCGTCGGGCCACTGCGGCAACGGGTTCGGAGTCTGGTGGCCGATTATCTGGCAGCCGGTGTCGACCCGGAGCACACTGCGATCTTCGCGCATTCGGCTGTCCCGGCGCTGAATCAGTTGATGTTGCCGTTCCTATCGCTCGTCACCGATGCGGAATTACATCGCAATCCCACGGTGAAAGCTGAATCCAGCGCCGCTGATCGCCCACCGAGCGCCCTCCTGCTGACCTATCCGGTGCATCAGGCGGCCGACATCCTCTTCTGCGGAGCAACTGTCGTGCCGGTCGGCCGGGACCAGCTGCCGCACCTCGAGCTGACCAGGGTGATCGTCCGACGATTCAACGAACGGTACGGGGCGGTGTTCGAATTGCCGGAGGCTCTGCTGTCACCGGTGCCGGTCCTGCTCGGCACCGACGGTCAGAAGATGTCCAAGTCACGCGGGAACGCCATCGCGCTGGGTGCCGACGAGGACACCACGGCGCGGCTGCTGCGCGGCGCGAAAACCGACTCGTTGCGGCACATCACCTATGAGCCGCGCAGTCGTCCGGAGGTGGCATCGCTCCTGCAGATCATCGCCTCGCTCGGCGGTCGTTCGCCGGTCGAGATCGCAACGGAGATCGGGGGCAGGGGAGCGGGCGCCCTCAAGGCGATGGCCGCGGAGGTGGTGAACGAATCTCTGCGCCCCTTACGTTCTCGGCGGCGAGAACTGCTCGCTGATCCCGGTTATCTCGATGGCGTCCTGATCGACGGGGTGGCCCAGGCCAATGCGATTGCCAACGAGACCCTGCAACGAGTCAGGGTCGCCATGGCCATGGACTATCTCGGCTGA